In Streptomyces sp. RFCAC02, the following proteins share a genomic window:
- a CDS encoding NAD(P)/FAD-dependent oxidoreductase, translating to MSDRDSHTERGGGGDGDTWDVIVVGAGPVGENVADRTSAAGLRTAIVERELVGGECSYWACIPSKALLRPSAALDAARAVPGAREAVGDGRLDAAAVLARRDSFTSGWRDDGQVEWLGSAGIELIRGEARLAGPRRVVVGDRTLTARHAVAVCPGSEARLPSIPGLADARPWTSREATSAKDVPGRLAVVGGGVVGAEMAAAWAGLGSKVTLLMRGERPLPRMERFAGDLVAGGLTARGVDVRPGTSVTEVRRPDPAGPVTLILDSGDGGDGGELVADEVLFATGRAPRTGTLGLESVGLEPGSWLTVDDTLLVDGVDGTWLYAAGDVNHRALLTHQGKYQARIAGDAIAARAQGRPVPATARADAFAVPQVVFTEPEVASVGLTAEAAKAAGRRFRCVDYDLGSVSGAALRADGYTGRARIVVDEDHEVLIGATFTGPDAGELLHAATIAIVGEVTIDDLWHAVPAFPTVNEVWLRLLETYRDS from the coding sequence GGAGAACGTGGCCGACCGCACGAGCGCCGCCGGCCTGCGCACGGCGATCGTGGAACGCGAGCTGGTCGGCGGCGAGTGCTCGTACTGGGCGTGCATCCCGAGCAAGGCGCTGCTGCGGCCCTCGGCCGCCCTGGACGCGGCCCGCGCCGTGCCAGGTGCGCGGGAGGCGGTGGGCGACGGGCGGCTCGACGCGGCGGCGGTCCTGGCCCGGCGCGACAGCTTCACCAGCGGGTGGCGTGACGACGGGCAGGTCGAGTGGCTCGGCTCGGCCGGGATCGAGCTGATCCGGGGCGAGGCGCGGCTGGCCGGCCCGCGCCGGGTCGTCGTGGGCGACCGGACGCTGACGGCCCGGCACGCCGTGGCCGTCTGCCCGGGCAGCGAGGCGCGGCTCCCGTCGATCCCGGGGCTCGCGGACGCGCGGCCGTGGACGAGCCGCGAGGCGACGTCGGCGAAGGACGTCCCGGGCCGGCTCGCCGTCGTCGGCGGGGGTGTCGTCGGCGCGGAGATGGCCGCCGCGTGGGCCGGCCTCGGGTCGAAGGTGACGCTGCTGATGCGCGGTGAGCGCCCGCTGCCGCGCATGGAGCGGTTCGCCGGCGACCTGGTGGCCGGCGGGCTGACGGCGCGCGGCGTGGACGTGCGGCCCGGCACGTCGGTGACGGAGGTGCGCCGCCCCGACCCGGCGGGGCCGGTGACGCTGATCCTGGACAGCGGGGACGGCGGGGACGGCGGCGAACTGGTCGCCGACGAGGTGCTGTTCGCGACCGGCCGGGCGCCGCGCACCGGCACGCTCGGGCTGGAGAGCGTCGGCCTCGAACCGGGATCCTGGCTGACGGTGGACGACACGCTCCTCGTGGACGGCGTGGACGGCACCTGGCTGTACGCGGCGGGCGACGTGAACCACCGCGCGCTCCTCACCCACCAGGGCAAGTACCAGGCCCGGATCGCGGGTGACGCGATCGCGGCCCGCGCGCAGGGCCGTCCGGTCCCGGCGACGGCGCGGGCCGACGCGTTCGCGGTGCCGCAGGTCGTCTTCACCGAGCCGGAGGTGGCGTCCGTGGGCCTGACGGCCGAGGCGGCGAAGGCGGCGGGCCGCCGGTTCCGGTGTGTGGACTACGACCTCGGCAGCGTCTCGGGCGCCGCCCTGCGCGCCGACGGCTACACGGGCCGGGCGCGCATCGTGGTGGACGAGGACCACGAGGTGCTGATCGGCGCGACCTTCACCGGCCCGGACGCGGGCGAACTGCTGCACGCGGCGACGATCGCGATCGTCGGCGAGGTGACGATCGACGACCTGTGGCACGCGGTCCCGGCATTCCCGACGGTGAACGAGGTGTGGCTGCGCCTGCTGGAGACCTACCGCGACTCCTGA
- a CDS encoding phytanoyl-CoA dioxygenase family protein, whose amino-acid sequence MLTDDDVETFVRDGFVHLPGAVPADLVDACRAELWHATGCDPDDPATWTEPVVRLGGFATPPFRAAANMPVLHAAFDRLVGPGRWVAPGGIGTFPVRFPSAQPPGDDGWHLEGSFAGDAGEPRVSIDSRGRALLMLFLFSDVGPDDAPTRVRVGSHLDVPPFLADAGTAGRPWFPLCGDVVPATEGRPEVTATGAAGDVFLCHPFLVHAAQPHHGTVPRFMGQPPLLPTGTLDLSGTDPTPIERAILLGLQPS is encoded by the coding sequence ATGCTGACGGACGACGACGTCGAGACGTTCGTTCGGGACGGTTTCGTCCATCTGCCGGGGGCCGTCCCGGCCGACCTCGTCGACGCGTGCCGCGCCGAGCTGTGGCACGCGACCGGCTGCGACCCGGACGATCCCGCCACCTGGACGGAACCCGTCGTCCGGCTCGGCGGGTTCGCCACCCCGCCGTTCCGCGCCGCGGCCAACATGCCGGTCCTGCACGCGGCGTTCGACCGGCTCGTCGGCCCGGGCCGGTGGGTGGCGCCCGGCGGGATCGGCACGTTCCCCGTCCGCTTCCCCAGCGCACAGCCGCCGGGCGACGACGGCTGGCACCTGGAGGGCAGCTTCGCCGGCGACGCGGGGGAGCCGCGCGTGAGCATCGACTCGCGCGGCCGGGCGCTGCTGATGCTGTTCCTGTTCTCCGACGTCGGCCCGGACGACGCCCCGACCCGCGTCAGGGTCGGCTCCCACCTGGACGTCCCGCCGTTCCTCGCGGACGCGGGCACGGCGGGACGGCCGTGGTTCCCGCTGTGCGGCGACGTGGTGCCCGCGACCGAGGGCCGACCCGAGGTGACGGCCACCGGCGCGGCGGGCGACGTGTTCCTGTGCCACCCCTTCCTGGTGCACGCGGCACAGCCGCACCACGGCACGGTGCCACGCTTCATGGGCCAGCCACCCCTGCTGCCGACGGGCACACTCGACCTGTCCGGAACCGACCCGACCCCCATCGAACGCGCGATCCTCCTCGGCCTGCAGCCCTCCTGA
- a CDS encoding GNAT family N-acetyltransferase translates to MSITVTDNGAARRFEARDGDTVAGFADYLRDDRQVIYPHTQVDHAYEGRGVGSALARAALDDARERGLTAIAACPFIAAWLDRHPEYADTARRPDSDVTD, encoded by the coding sequence ATGAGCATCACGGTCACGGACAACGGTGCCGCCCGCCGCTTCGAGGCGCGGGACGGCGACACGGTGGCGGGGTTCGCCGACTACCTGCGGGACGACCGGCAGGTGATCTACCCGCACACCCAGGTGGACCACGCCTACGAGGGACGCGGTGTCGGCAGCGCGCTCGCCCGCGCCGCCCTGGACGACGCGCGCGAACGGGGCCTCACGGCGATCGCCGCCTGCCCGTTCATCGCGGCATGGCTGGACCGGCACCCCGAGTACGCCGACACCGCGCGACGGCCCGACAGCGACGTGACGGACTGA
- a CDS encoding DUF305 domain-containing protein yields MTFTGRRLLAVASGLLATAALLLLAVTAFARAESGDDTPGKGSADVGFAQDMAVHHQQAVEMSFIVRDRTDDEAVRLLAYDIINTQANQRGMMLGWLRSWDAPVTPGGPPMTWMPGDHAHGTPDGALMPGMATDEQVAELGAASGRNAEILYLRLMTTHHRAGAEMADAGAELAATDEIRDLAAGMAEAQRAEIELMTDMLAERGAEPPPA; encoded by the coding sequence GTGACGTTCACCGGACGGCGTCTGCTGGCGGTGGCGAGCGGCCTGCTCGCCACCGCCGCCCTCCTGCTGCTCGCCGTCACCGCGTTCGCCCGCGCGGAGTCGGGGGACGACACCCCGGGGAAGGGCTCGGCGGACGTCGGGTTCGCCCAGGACATGGCCGTGCACCACCAGCAGGCGGTGGAGATGTCGTTCATCGTCCGCGACCGCACCGACGACGAGGCCGTGCGGCTGCTCGCGTACGACATCATCAACACACAGGCCAACCAGCGCGGCATGATGCTCGGCTGGCTGCGGAGCTGGGACGCCCCCGTCACCCCGGGCGGCCCGCCGATGACCTGGATGCCCGGGGACCACGCCCACGGGACGCCGGACGGCGCGCTCATGCCCGGCATGGCCACCGACGAGCAGGTGGCCGAGCTCGGCGCCGCGTCCGGGCGCAACGCCGAGATCCTCTACCTGCGGCTCATGACGACGCACCACCGCGCCGGCGCCGAGATGGCCGACGCGGGCGCCGAGCTGGCGGCGACCGACGAGATCCGGGACCTCGCCGCCGGCATGGCCGAGGCGCAGCGCGCCGAGATCGAGCTGATGACGGACATGCTCGCCGAACGCGGCGCCGAACCCCCGCCCGCCTGA
- a CDS encoding DUF3105 domain-containing protein — translation MGTSKTKKGAAADRRAKIAEARRLERARDRRYRIITITACTVILAAIVGGGAWFVVTSDDDDSGATVEAAVDGERTYADLSSTHVSETVDYPQTPPVGGNHNPVWMNCDGDVYTEAIPNENAVHSLEHGAVWVTYNDAAAGEDIDVLAERVSTTPYSLMSPVAEQASPITLTAWGHQLALDSASDPRVAQFFEEYVQGPQTLEPGAACSGGMAQ, via the coding sequence ATGGGCACCAGCAAGACGAAGAAGGGCGCCGCCGCCGACCGGCGCGCCAAGATAGCCGAGGCGCGCCGCCTCGAACGCGCGCGCGACCGCCGCTACCGGATCATCACGATCACCGCCTGCACGGTCATCCTCGCCGCCATCGTCGGCGGCGGCGCGTGGTTCGTCGTCACGAGCGACGACGACGACTCCGGCGCCACGGTCGAGGCGGCCGTCGACGGCGAGCGCACGTACGCCGACCTGTCCAGCACGCACGTCTCGGAGACCGTGGACTACCCGCAGACCCCGCCCGTCGGCGGCAACCACAACCCGGTGTGGATGAACTGCGACGGCGACGTCTACACCGAGGCCATCCCCAACGAGAACGCCGTCCACTCCCTGGAGCACGGCGCGGTCTGGGTCACCTACAACGACGCCGCCGCCGGCGAGGACATCGACGTCCTCGCCGAGCGCGTCAGCACCACCCCCTACTCGCTGATGAGCCCGGTCGCCGAGCAGGCGAGCCCGATCACCCTCACCGCCTGGGGCCACCAGCTCGCCCTCGACAGCGCGTCGGACCCGCGGGTCGCCCAGTTCTTCGAGGAGTACGTGCAGGGGCCGCAGACCCTGGAGCCGGGCGCCGCGTGCAGCGGCGGAATGGCCCAGTGA
- a CDS encoding sporulation protein: protein MVFKRFLGALGVGGPSVDTVLDGGAVVPGGVLTGRVLVEGGSMDVEIERITLDFIARVEREHEEGESDGTVAFHRAQVGGAFRLAEGERFEVPFSVPVPWETPITELYGQPLGIALGVRTELAVASAVDKGDLDPLLVRPMPVQEAVLEAFGQLGFGFRSADLELGRISGTGQTLPFYQEIELIPPPQYGHVMNEVEVSLIASPSGLEVVLEADKRGGIFSSGHDVVHRHTVAHGDVGRADFTGLVDSWVAQLTGSRRGDHGAAYGHGGHHHGHGDHDDHHGHGGIGAGAVVAGVAAGVVGGFVAAEIIDEIGDAFEGDD, encoded by the coding sequence GTGGTGTTCAAACGGTTTCTGGGTGCCCTCGGGGTCGGCGGCCCCTCGGTGGACACGGTGCTCGACGGCGGGGCCGTCGTCCCAGGCGGCGTGCTGACCGGCCGGGTGCTGGTCGAGGGCGGCTCGATGGACGTGGAGATCGAGCGCATCACCCTCGACTTCATCGCCCGCGTCGAGCGGGAGCACGAGGAGGGCGAGAGCGACGGCACGGTCGCGTTCCACCGCGCCCAGGTGGGCGGGGCGTTCCGGCTGGCCGAGGGCGAGCGGTTCGAGGTGCCGTTCTCCGTGCCGGTGCCGTGGGAGACGCCCATCACCGAGCTGTACGGGCAGCCGCTCGGCATCGCGCTGGGCGTGCGGACGGAGCTTGCGGTCGCGAGCGCGGTGGACAAGGGCGACCTGGATCCGCTGCTGGTGCGTCCGATGCCGGTGCAGGAGGCCGTCCTCGAGGCGTTCGGGCAGCTCGGGTTCGGCTTCAGGTCGGCCGACCTGGAGCTGGGCCGGATCTCCGGGACGGGGCAGACGCTGCCGTTCTACCAGGAGATCGAGCTGATCCCGCCGCCGCAGTACGGGCACGTGATGAACGAGGTCGAGGTGTCGCTGATCGCGTCCCCCTCGGGCCTCGAGGTCGTGCTTGAGGCGGACAAGCGCGGCGGCATCTTCTCGTCCGGCCACGACGTGGTGCACCGGCACACCGTCGCGCACGGGGACGTCGGGCGCGCGGACTTCACGGGCCTCGTGGACTCCTGGGTGGCGCAGCTCACCGGCAGCAGGCGCGGCGATCACGGCGCGGCGTACGGGCACGGCGGCCACCACCACGGGCACGGTGACCACGACGACCACCACGGCCACGGCGGCATCGGCGCCGGTGCCGTGGTCGCCGGTGTGGCGGCCGGCGTCGTCGGCGGTTTCGTCGCGGCGGAGATCATCGACGAGATCGGCGACGCGTTCGAGGGCGACGACTGA
- a CDS encoding sulfotransferase — protein sequence MRLLRKINNALGSATGFQVRRAVPRQAPKPAPVRARPADRRPAPPEYRPPADPARDRLLRRPVFIIAPVRSGSTLLRMTLNAHSALHAPHELHFRRLEVHCSTRLAERAISVLGLERGDLEHLLWDRVLHRELVRSGKSRIIEKTPSNAFVHERIAACWPDAQFVFLLRHPAAVARSWHEADPVKRDPDQAAHDALRYLRAVERARRALPGHTVRYEELTGDPEAALRDLCAFLGVGFEPGMIDYGSGRARDLDRLEKGLGDWKDKIRSGRVQPGRDAPEPGRVPAVLHDICEAWGYPYAAREAAR from the coding sequence ATGAGACTCCTCCGGAAAATCAACAACGCCCTCGGTTCAGCGACCGGATTCCAGGTGCGCCGGGCCGTACCCCGGCAGGCCCCGAAGCCCGCCCCGGTCCGCGCGCGCCCCGCCGACCGGCGGCCCGCTCCCCCGGAGTACCGGCCCCCCGCCGATCCGGCGCGCGACCGGCTCCTGCGGCGCCCCGTGTTCATCATCGCGCCCGTGCGTTCGGGCTCCACGCTGCTGCGCATGACGCTGAACGCCCACTCCGCCCTCCACGCGCCGCACGAGCTGCACTTCCGCCGCCTGGAGGTCCACTGCTCCACCCGCCTCGCCGAACGCGCGATCTCCGTCCTCGGCCTGGAGCGCGGCGACCTCGAACATCTCCTGTGGGACCGGGTCCTGCACCGCGAGCTGGTCAGGTCGGGCAAGTCCCGCATCATCGAGAAGACGCCGAGCAACGCGTTCGTCCACGAGCGGATCGCCGCCTGCTGGCCGGACGCGCAGTTCGTCTTCCTGCTGCGCCACCCGGCCGCCGTCGCCCGTTCCTGGCACGAGGCGGACCCGGTGAAGCGCGACCCCGACCAGGCCGCCCACGACGCCCTGCGCTATCTCCGCGCCGTCGAGCGCGCCCGCCGCGCCCTGCCCGGCCACACCGTCCGCTACGAGGAGCTGACCGGCGACCCCGAGGCCGCGCTGCGCGACCTGTGCGCGTTCCTCGGCGTCGGCTTCGAGCCCGGCATGATCGACTACGGCAGCGGCCGCGCCCGCGACCTCGACCGGCTGGAGAAGGGGCTCGGCGACTGGAAGGACAAGATCCGCTCCGGTCGCGTGCAGCCCGGCCGGGACGCCCCCGAGCCCGGCCGCGTCCCGGCCGTCCTGCACGACATCTGCGAAGCCTGGGGCTACCCGTACGCCGCCAGGGAAGCCGCGCGGTGA
- a CDS encoding glycosyltransferase family 4 protein, protein MKIRYLLLHAYGMGGTIRTVFTQANALAAAGHDVRVVSAVRRADRPYFPLDPRVRLTALADLRPGTEPPARRRGLAGRLRARHETWLAGRPPRHVPEGESGRAAISRALERTLIAYLGQLTDGVLVTTRPSLNLLSARFATRGVVRVAQEHMNLHVHQPDVRAAIARWYPRVEAIGVLTRQDEDDYREAAPGARVVRIPNAVHSLRQKPSSCAQHVVVAAGRLRPQKGFDLLIPAFGRLVDEFPDWQLRIYGTGDRKRQLRRLVEEHHLYNHVLLMGRSDRLDDELAKASVYVLSSRAEGLPMVMLEAMSHGLPVVSFDCPTGPGEVLTHGRDGLLVPTGDTEGLTDALRRLMADEALRARMGDAALATVREYAPEVVGRRWADLFTELLAGARAAEPAPPVIGRTGPAYGR, encoded by the coding sequence ATGAAGATCCGCTACCTGCTGCTGCACGCCTACGGAATGGGCGGCACGATCCGCACCGTCTTCACCCAGGCCAACGCCCTCGCCGCCGCGGGCCACGACGTGCGCGTCGTGAGCGCCGTACGGCGCGCGGACCGCCCGTACTTCCCCCTCGACCCGCGCGTACGGCTCACCGCGCTCGCCGACCTGCGGCCCGGCACGGAACCGCCGGCGCGCCGCCGGGGCCTCGCGGGGCGACTGCGCGCCCGGCACGAGACGTGGCTCGCCGGCCGGCCGCCCCGCCACGTGCCGGAGGGCGAGAGCGGCCGCGCCGCGATCAGCCGGGCGCTGGAGCGCACCCTCATCGCCTACCTCGGGCAGCTCACGGACGGGGTGCTCGTCACGACCCGCCCCTCGCTGAACCTCCTGTCCGCCCGCTTCGCCACCCGCGGCGTGGTGCGCGTCGCCCAGGAGCACATGAACCTGCACGTCCACCAGCCCGACGTGCGCGCCGCGATCGCCCGCTGGTACCCGCGTGTGGAGGCGATCGGCGTCCTCACGCGGCAGGACGAGGACGACTACCGCGAGGCCGCCCCGGGCGCGCGCGTCGTGCGCATTCCCAACGCGGTGCATTCTCTGCGGCAGAAACCGTCCTCCTGCGCACAGCACGTCGTCGTGGCGGCCGGGAGACTGCGGCCGCAGAAGGGATTCGACCTCCTGATCCCGGCCTTCGGGCGGCTCGTCGACGAATTCCCGGACTGGCAGCTCCGCATTTACGGCACGGGCGACCGGAAACGCCAACTGCGCCGCCTCGTCGAGGAACACCATCTGTACAACCACGTGCTTCTCATGGGCCGCAGCGACCGGCTCGACGACGAACTCGCGAAAGCGTCCGTCTATGTGCTGAGTTCCCGGGCCGAAGGTCTTCCGATGGTGATGCTGGAGGCCATGTCGCACGGCCTTCCCGTGGTCAGCTTCGACTGCCCGACCGGTCCTGGCGAGGTGCTGACGCACGGCCGGGACGGGCTGCTCGTGCCGACCGGGGACACCGAGGGGCTCACGGACGCGCTGCGCCGCCTCATGGCGGACGAGGCGCTGCGGGCGCGGATGGGCGACGCGGCGCTGGCCACCGTGCGCGAGTACGCGCCCGAGGTCGTCGGGCGGCGCTGGGCCGACCTGTTCACGGAGCTGCTCGCCGGCGCGCGGGCGGCGGAACCGGCGCCGCCGGTGATCGGCCGGACGGGTCCCGCGTACGGCCGGTGA
- a CDS encoding ABC transporter permease subunit — translation MTPPPAATSVPDAAPGYVPRRTLPVRVEAVRQLRRRRTLVIGALLVLLPAVVAVAFAVGGGPDDTGATSLVDTGTVSGLNFAATCVFLSAGFLLVVPVALFCGDTVAAEAGWSSLRYLLAAPVPRSRLLLVKLWVALLFSLAAMVLLPLSALAVGTAAYGWGPLDLPTGGGLPPGEAIGRLAVTVAYVFVSQLVTAGLAFWLSTVTDAPLGAVGGALGLTIVGSILDAVTALGEWREFLPAHWQFAWTDAFGSQPEWGAMTRGAAVSVAYALVLFALAFRSFRTKDIVS, via the coding sequence GTGACGCCCCCGCCCGCCGCCACGTCCGTGCCGGACGCCGCCCCGGGGTACGTGCCCCGGCGGACCCTGCCGGTACGGGTCGAGGCCGTGCGGCAGCTCCGGCGCCGCCGCACCCTCGTCATCGGCGCCCTGCTGGTGCTGCTGCCCGCTGTCGTGGCCGTCGCGTTCGCCGTGGGCGGCGGCCCGGACGACACCGGCGCGACCTCGCTGGTCGACACCGGCACCGTCTCCGGCCTCAACTTCGCCGCGACCTGCGTGTTCCTGTCCGCGGGATTCCTGCTCGTCGTGCCCGTCGCCCTGTTCTGCGGGGACACCGTCGCCGCTGAGGCGGGGTGGTCGTCGCTGCGTTACCTGCTCGCCGCGCCCGTGCCCCGGTCCCGGCTCCTGCTGGTCAAGCTGTGGGTGGCGCTGCTGTTCAGCCTCGCCGCCATGGTCCTGCTGCCGTTGTCCGCCCTCGCCGTCGGGACCGCCGCGTACGGCTGGGGTCCTCTCGACCTGCCCACCGGCGGCGGCCTGCCGCCCGGCGAGGCCATCGGCCGCCTGGCCGTCACCGTCGCGTACGTGTTCGTCTCGCAACTGGTGACCGCCGGACTGGCCTTCTGGCTCTCGACCGTGACCGACGCGCCGCTCGGCGCGGTCGGCGGTGCGCTGGGCCTCACCATCGTGGGGTCCATCCTCGACGCCGTCACGGCGCTGGGGGAGTGGCGGGAGTTCCTGCCCGCCCACTGGCAGTTCGCGTGGACCGACGCCTTCGGGTCACAGCCGGAGTGGGGCGCCATGACGCGGGGCGCCGCCGTGTCGGTCGCGTACGCGCTGGTGCTGTTCGCCCTCGCGTTCCGGAGCTTCCGCACCAAGGACATCGTGTCGTGA
- a CDS encoding alpha/beta fold hydrolase gives MRLPRPRRRVRLLAAVGALLVLAGAATWAVRSGDAPAVHRADRVMELPESPGSDRTVRIDTSFFTAGDDGARRPAVLIGHGLGGSKDDVREEAEDLARAGYAVLTWSARGFGDSTGRIGLNDPDAEVADVRHLIDWLAGRPEVGLDGEGDPRVGITGSSYGGAVALLAAGHDDRVDAIAPRVTYWDLADALFPGGVFKRLWAGILFTTGTTDTTTDPDTAGDSGTDPGCGRFTDELCALYERVATAGAPDREATDLLTARSPAAVADRIDVPTLITQGQHDSLFPLDQADAMADAIAANGAPVAVDWVWAGHDGGVSEADRTEGRVTDWFDRYLRDDPGADTGPAFRVTRVTGFDSTNGDTLLRSASADTYPGLAGTDSVTIPLTGDARTIATPPGGAPPAVSAVPGLTGALGRLAAPGLGITLDFPGQYAKFDSEPLTEAVRVTGAPTVRVRVTSDAPSAVLFAKVYDVAPDGGAESLPAQLVAPVRLDGTDTGRTAEITLPAIDHPFEAGHRMRLVIATTDMGYASPAEPATHTVALAGDGLTVPTASAVTTTGTGLPAWTWGLPLAGAALAAALLLTGRRPTAAPAPDPLLAGTPLRITGLTKRYAGSADRYAVHDVSFEVARGQILGLLGPNGAGKTTTLRMLMGLITPDAGEIRIFGQAVRPGAPVLSRVGAFVEGAGFLPHLTGRANLELYWRATGRPAADAHLAEALEIAGLGGALERPVRTYSQGMRQRLAIAQAMLGLPDLLILDEPTNGLDPPQIRAMREVMTRYAAGGRTVIVSSHLLAEVEQTCTHLVVMDGGRLVQAGPAGEIAGSGDTLLIGTDEPVTGELTARVRELPGVAAAEPVDEGLVVTLDGLSAAGLVAKLVGLGVPVRSAGPYRRLEDAFLTLIGGAG, from the coding sequence ATGCGACTCCCACGCCCCCGGCGGCGCGTACGGCTCCTCGCGGCCGTCGGCGCGCTGCTGGTCCTCGCGGGCGCCGCCACCTGGGCCGTCCGCAGCGGGGACGCACCCGCCGTGCACCGGGCCGACCGGGTCATGGAGCTGCCGGAGAGCCCGGGCAGCGACCGCACCGTCCGTATCGACACCTCCTTCTTCACCGCGGGGGACGACGGCGCCCGCCGGCCCGCCGTCCTCATCGGCCACGGCCTCGGCGGCAGCAAGGACGACGTGCGGGAGGAGGCCGAGGACCTCGCCCGCGCCGGCTACGCCGTGCTCACCTGGTCCGCCCGCGGCTTCGGCGACTCCACCGGCCGCATCGGCCTGAACGACCCGGACGCCGAGGTCGCCGACGTCCGTCACCTCATCGACTGGCTCGCCGGCCGGCCCGAGGTCGGGCTCGACGGCGAGGGCGACCCGCGCGTCGGCATCACCGGCTCCTCCTACGGCGGCGCCGTCGCCCTCCTCGCCGCCGGCCACGACGACCGCGTCGACGCCATCGCCCCCCGCGTCACGTACTGGGACCTCGCCGACGCCCTCTTCCCCGGCGGCGTCTTCAAACGTCTGTGGGCCGGCATCCTCTTCACCACCGGGACCACCGACACCACCACCGACCCCGACACCGCCGGCGACTCCGGCACCGACCCCGGCTGCGGCCGCTTCACCGACGAGCTGTGCGCCCTCTACGAACGCGTCGCCACCGCCGGCGCTCCCGACCGGGAGGCCACCGACCTCCTCACCGCCCGGAGCCCCGCCGCCGTCGCCGACCGCATCGACGTCCCCACACTCATCACCCAGGGCCAGCACGACTCCCTCTTCCCGCTCGACCAGGCGGACGCCATGGCCGACGCCATCGCTGCCAACGGCGCGCCCGTCGCCGTGGACTGGGTGTGGGCCGGACACGACGGCGGCGTCTCCGAGGCCGACCGCACCGAGGGCCGCGTCACCGACTGGTTCGACCGCTACCTGCGCGACGACCCCGGGGCCGACACCGGCCCCGCGTTCCGCGTCACCCGCGTCACCGGCTTCGACTCCACCAACGGGGACACGCTCCTGCGCAGCGCGTCCGCCGACACCTACCCCGGGCTCGCCGGCACCGACAGCGTGACGATCCCCCTCACCGGCGACGCCCGCACCATCGCCACCCCGCCCGGCGGCGCACCGCCCGCCGTCTCCGCCGTCCCCGGCCTCACCGGCGCGCTCGGCCGCCTCGCCGCACCTGGCCTCGGCATCACCCTCGACTTCCCCGGCCAGTACGCCAAGTTCGACTCCGAGCCGCTCACCGAGGCCGTCCGCGTCACCGGCGCCCCCACGGTCCGCGTCCGCGTCACCTCCGACGCGCCGTCCGCCGTCCTGTTCGCCAAGGTCTACGACGTGGCGCCCGACGGCGGCGCCGAATCCCTGCCGGCCCAGCTCGTCGCCCCCGTCCGCCTCGACGGCACCGACACCGGCCGCACCGCCGAGATCACTCTCCCCGCCATCGACCACCCCTTCGAGGCCGGCCACCGCATGCGCCTCGTCATCGCCACCACGGACATGGGGTACGCGTCGCCCGCCGAACCCGCCACCCACACGGTCGCCCTCGCCGGCGACGGCCTCACCGTCCCCACCGCATCGGCCGTCACCACCACCGGCACCGGCCTCCCAGCGTGGACCTGGGGCCTCCCCCTCGCCGGCGCCGCGCTCGCCGCCGCGCTGCTGCTCACCGGCCGCCGCCCCACCGCCGCGCCCGCGCCCGACCCGCTCCTCGCCGGCACACCGCTGCGCATCACCGGCCTCACCAAGCGGTACGCGGGCTCCGCCGACCGGTACGCCGTGCACGACGTGTCGTTCGAGGTCGCCCGCGGCCAGATCCTCGGCCTCCTCGGCCCGAACGGCGCGGGCAAGACCACCACGCTGCGCATGCTCATGGGCCTCATCACCCCCGACGCCGGGGAGATCCGGATCTTCGGGCAGGCGGTGCGCCCCGGCGCGCCCGTCCTCTCACGGGTCGGCGCGTTCGTCGAGGGAGCCGGCTTCCTGCCGCACCTCACCGGCCGCGCCAACCTGGAGCTGTACTGGCGCGCCACGGGCCGCCCGGCCGCCGACGCCCACCTGGCGGAGGCCCTGGAGATCGCGGGGCTCGGCGGCGCGCTGGAGCGCCCCGTCCGCACCTACTCGCAGGGGATGCGTCAGCGGCTGGCCATCGCGCAGGCCATGCTGGGCCTGCCGGACCTCCTCATCCTCGACGAGCCGACGAACGGCCTCGACCCGCCCCAGATCCGCGCCATGCGCGAGGTGATGACCCGGTACGCCGCCGGCGGCCGCACCGTCATCGTCTCCAGCCACCTCCTCGCCGAGGTCGAGCAGACCTGCACGCACCTGGTCGTCATGGACGGCGGACGGCTCGTGCAGGCCGGGCCGGCCGGCGAGATCGCGGGCTCGGGCGACACCCTCCTCATCGGCACGGACGAGCCCGTCACCGGGGAGCTGACCGCGCGGGTGCGGGAGCTGCCCGGTGTCGCCGCCGCCGAGCCGGTGGACGAGGGGCTCGTCGTCACCCTCGACGGCCTGTCCGCCGCCGGCCTCGTCGCGAAACTGGTCGGGCTCGGCGTCCCCGTCCGCAGCGCGGGGCCGTACCGCCGCCTGGAGGACGCGTTCCTCACACTGATCGGAGGTGCCGGGTGA